In Ruegeria sp. YS9, the genomic window CGCGTCCAGATCGTAACCGATCTTGTCGGCCTTCAATCCGAAATCCTTGGCGCGTTCCATCAGGTGAAACACTTCGGAGGACCGCAGCAATGCCTTGGTGGGAATGCACCCCCAGTTCAGGCAGATGCCACCAAGGTGCTCGCGCTCGACCACGACGGTTTTCAGACCAAGCTGGGCCGCACGGATGGCGGCGACATAGCCACCGGGGCCAGCCCCGATTACGATCAGATCATAGGATTGTGCAGCCATGTGTTCCTCTCGGCGCAGGTGGTGGAAAATTAGTTTACCATTAAACTATTTCCAGAAACGCATCAACACGCCTTCCCGCGACAAATGCGACGCGGGGTAAACCATGCCTGAATATGCGGATTTCAGCCTATACCCCGGCCCGTGCTATGGCTAGAACAGAACCGCCGACGCCGCTCGGACATTTGTGAACACATTGAATTCTAGGGGTTTAACATGGCCAAAACACTAAAAGATCTGGCGCTTGCTCTGCTCAACGCAACTTTGATACTTGTCGCCCTTTGCCTGTTTCTGGGCTGGAAGCTGGTATCGAAAGTCGAAAGCGTCTCGGCAGAATTCTCGGAGACCGTTCAGGTTCTTGCCCCTATTCGGGATGAGGCGAAGGGTATTCGGAGCGAGCTTTCTGCGTTGCGTGGTGATTTGGCGACCTTGAGGAGTGAGAACCAGATCACCGACAGTCAAGCCGCACAAGACATCCAGGCAACGTTGCGCCGCCTGAACGCAGTTGACCAAAAGCTGCAAACTGCGCAGGAGCGGTTCACTGAACTTGCCGAGACACCAGAGGTTCTGATCGCCCAAGCCATACAGACCGGAGCAGACATCGCATCCGAACGCGTCTTGGCGTTCAAAGGATGTGAGCCGGGATCCTGAAGCCACCGCACGAACGACCGAGGCGCACAACCTGTACTGCGTTCTCAGGCCATCGCTTGCAGTTCTCGCACGGTGCTGCCATAGCCGCCCATGTCGACGTAAGCCTCTTCATGCGGGGTCGAGCTGCGCGACAGTGCTTTGTTCCGGTAGGGGAAACGACCGAACTTGCGGATCACTTCACGATGGGCTCGGGCGTGCAGCAGATTGCTTGTATCGCCGCTCAGGTTCTGACAGATCAGACGCACGCAGCGTTCCTGATCGCACAGATTCTCCGAATGCATCATCGGCAGGTAAAAGAACTGCCGGGCCGGTTCATCAATCTTCTTGTCCCAACCTTTGTCGACCGCGCATTTCGCCGCCGCCAAAGCCGCTCGGTCCGTCGCGAAAGCACGCGCTTGCCCGCGGAACATATTGCGTGGAAACTGGTCCGTCAGAATTATGTAAGCCAGTGACCCGCTGGGATAGGTCAGCCAGAGCGAAAACTTGCCCTCGGCCGCAGCTTCCCACGTTGATTGAAAACGTGCGCGGATTTCTGAATCCAGCGCTTCATCCTCAATGTACCAGCCCTTTGGACCCACCTCATCTAACCAAAAACTCAATACTTCTTCAGGCGTTACCATTGCCTTAAACTCCGTCTTGTGCCCGTACTTCGGACGTAACGTCATTTAAGGCCGTTTTACAGAACTGTTACAGTAACATATTGCAACACTTGCGACATAATCCTGTGTCCTAGGCATCTTCCTGCTCAGCCTGCTCGGCCTCGGCCGCTTCGATGGCGACTTCCTGCGCCACTTCAAGTGCAACTGGCGAGGATGTTGGATACAGCGCCGACATTGTGCCGGTTTCGTCCACTGGAATCGAAGCCCGCTGTGTCGTTCGATACAAAGCGTAGAGTGCCATTGCGAGTAACAGTGCCGCAATAAAGAGAAAAAAGCCCGGTGGCCCGAATATGGCATCCCCCATCAACCAGCCGGTGATCACCGGCCCGGCAATTGCGCCCAGACCGTTGATAAACACCAGTCCGCCAGATGCCGCCGCCATATCCTCGTATTCAAGAAAGTCATTCGCATGCGCGATCAGCAATGAGTAGAGCGGGTTGGAGGTGCCGCCGATCAGGAAAGCCGAGGCAAGCAGAATTGGAAACGATCCCCCCATCATCATCGCGATCGTTGCGCCACCGGCACCGGCGAGCGCCACAAGCAGGATCAGAAAGCGGCGATCCATACGGTCAGAGAACCAGCCCAACGGATATTGCAGAACCACTGCGCCGATATAAAACGCCGCAACGAAGGTTGAAATTTCAACAAGCGACAGCCCTGCCCGGGCGCCATACACCGCCGCCATGCCGAACTGCGCCGAAAACACGCCCCCCAGAAGAAACATGCCCACGCAGCCCAGCGGAGAGGTCTTCAGCAATTCCTTCAGGGTCATCGGTTTGGTGGTGTCAAAGGCCGGTGTCGGCGAGATCGACAGCAAAATGGGTGCGAAGGATACCGAAACCAGGATCGAGGCGATCACAAAGGTCTCATAACCGGCCGGGTCGCCGACCAGAACAAGCGCCTGCGCACTGATGATCCCCGTCATCTGGACGATCATATAGAGCGACAGCGCCTGCCCGCGATTTTCATTGCTGGCCGCATTGTTGAGCCAGCTTTCGGCGGTGACATAGACGCCAGAAAAACAGAACCCGATCACCACCCGGCCCAATGCCCACGCGATCGGGTCTGCCAGCATCGGATACATGATCATCACGGCCGAGATGAACGACGCAAGGGCCGCAAAGACCCGCACATGGCCAACGCGCCGGATCATCTCGGGCGCAAGGCGTGAACCGCCCAGAAAACCCAGGAAATAGGCCGACATGACAAATGACATCTCAAGGGTCGAAAACCCTTCGATCTCACCCCGCACACCCAGAATCGTGCCCTGAAGGCCGTTTCCGACCATCAGCAACCCCATGCCGAGCAGCAGCGCCCATGCGCTGGAAAGGACCTGAATCATTGGGGCCTCCGACTAATGCCAACCTGATTTTAGTGTCGTTCTGCGATCAAAGACCGCCTACGTCGCGCTTGTCTACGACATTCCCGATCCGTGATGCCGTATACGCGCCCTTCAGGGGATCAAAAGCGACGCGTCGCCATAAGAAAAGAACCGATATTTTCGTGCTATGGCATGCGTGTAGATATCGCGCATCCGATCCTGCCCCATCAATGCCGATACCAGCATGAGCAAAGTGGACTTCGGCAAATGAAAATTGGTCATCAATGCGTCTGTTACATGGAATTCGAAACCGGGATAGATGAAGATATCCGTGTCGCCTTCCCAGGGTTCGATCTTTCCTGACCTTGCCGCGCTTTCGATCAGGCGCAGAGCGGTTGTCCCCACCGGGATCACACGCCCGCCAGCCGCCTTGGTTGCCTGTATCTGGGCCGCGGCCTCGGGGCTTACCTGCCCCCATTCAGCATGCATCTTATGGGTTGTGACATCCTCAAACTTGACCGGAAGAAAAGTGCCTGCCCCCACATGAAGCGTCACATGCGTGAAGCTTACACCTCGCTCGGCCAACGCCTTCATCAGCGCCTCATCGAAATGCAACGATGCGGTCGGGGCGGCCACGGCGCCGGAACGGTTTGCCCAGATGGTCTGATAGTCCGTTTTGTCACGTTCATCGGCCGGGCGCTTGGCTGCGATGTAGGGCGGCAGAGGCATCGCTCCGGCCTGATCCAGCGCCGCGTCGAAATCCTCGCCGCTGAGATTGAAGCGCAGATAAGCCTGACCGTCGGCAACCCTGTCCAGGGTGGCGCTGAGATCATCCGAGAAGACAATCTCTTCCCCAAGTTTCACCTTTTTGAGCGGCTTGATCAACGCGGACCAGGTACCGTCGGCCTGCGGGTCCAGCAAGGTGGCCTCGATCCCGGCGGAAACCGG contains:
- a CDS encoding DUF924 family protein, giving the protein MVTPEEVLSFWLDEVGPKGWYIEDEALDSEIRARFQSTWEAAAEGKFSLWLTYPSGSLAYIILTDQFPRNMFRGQARAFATDRAALAAAKCAVDKGWDKKIDEPARQFFYLPMMHSENLCDQERCVRLICQNLSGDTSNLLHARAHREVIRKFGRFPYRNKALSRSSTPHEEAYVDMGGYGSTVRELQAMA
- the queA gene encoding tRNA preQ1(34) S-adenosylmethionine ribosyltransferase-isomerase QueA; the protein is MKLSDFDFHLPEDLIATRPASPRSSARLLVAQGDAITDSHVFNLPDFLRPGDRLVLNDTRVIPARLNGRRHRDSAQGPVSAGIEATLLDPQADGTWSALIKPLKKVKLGEEIVFSDDLSATLDRVADGQAYLRFNLSGEDFDAALDQAGAMPLPPYIAAKRPADERDKTDYQTIWANRSGAVAAPTASLHFDEALMKALAERGVSFTHVTLHVGAGTFLPVKFEDVTTHKMHAEWGQVSPEAAAQIQATKAAGGRVIPVGTTALRLIESAARSGKIEPWEGDTDIFIYPGFEFHVTDALMTNFHLPKSTLLMLVSALMGQDRMRDIYTHAIARKYRFFSYGDASLLIP
- a CDS encoding MFS transporter, whose protein sequence is MIQVLSSAWALLLGMGLLMVGNGLQGTILGVRGEIEGFSTLEMSFVMSAYFLGFLGGSRLAPEMIRRVGHVRVFAALASFISAVMIMYPMLADPIAWALGRVVIGFCFSGVYVTAESWLNNAASNENRGQALSLYMIVQMTGIISAQALVLVGDPAGYETFVIASILVSVSFAPILLSISPTPAFDTTKPMTLKELLKTSPLGCVGMFLLGGVFSAQFGMAAVYGARAGLSLVEISTFVAAFYIGAVVLQYPLGWFSDRMDRRFLILLVALAGAGGATIAMMMGGSFPILLASAFLIGGTSNPLYSLLIAHANDFLEYEDMAAASGGLVFINGLGAIAGPVITGWLMGDAIFGPPGFFLFIAALLLAMALYALYRTTQRASIPVDETGTMSALYPTSSPVALEVAQEVAIEAAEAEQAEQEDA